From the Paraflavitalea soli genome, the window AGTGGGTTACAACCCGGTGATCAGTTGATCACAGAAGGATTCCAGGGATTGTATGACGGGCAATATCTCACCACGGAAGTTAAATAGAGAACAGGTTAGAAAGACGGCCAAGACGATTCAACAATTCTTAAATCAATCTTATGAGTGTTCTGGAAAATATAACGGGGAAGTTTAAAAATTTCGGACCAACTACCTGGAGTATTAAAAACAAGACTTCGATCTACCTGCTGATGCTGATCGTGAGCGGGATCGGATTATTCCAGTTTGTTACGCTGCCCAAAGAGCAGTTTCCCGATATTGTGATCCCCACGATTTATGTTCAAACGATCTATGTAGGTAACTCGCCTAAAGATATTGAGAACCTGGTGACGCAGCCTATTGAAAAGCAGATCAAAGGGATCACTGGCGCCAAGATCAATAAAGTAACAAGCACTTCGGTACAGGATTATTCGGCGATCACGGTAGAATTTGGCACGGATGTAAAAACGGATATAGCGCTGCAAAAAGTAAAGGATGCGGTGGATAAGGCGAAGCCGGATCTGCCTACAGACCTTACTGAAGAACCATCAACGATGGAGGTAAGTTTTTCGGACCAGCCGATCATGTATGTGAATGTGAGTGGTAATTATGATGTGGTAAAGCTGAAGGAGTATGCGGATGACCTGCAAGACAGGTTGGAGGAGTTATCACAGATCAACCGGGTAGACCTGGTAGGCGCTCCTGAGCGGGAGTTCCAGATCAATGTAGACAATTACCGTATGCAAAGTGCAGGGGTGACATTTGACGATATTGCGAATGCGGTATCGCGTGAAAACATGGACATATCGGGCGGTATGCTGGATGTGGGTGAAACAAAAAGGAACCTGCAATTAAAGGGTCAGTTTAAAACGGCTTTTGATATTGAGAAGGTGATCATCCGGAATACGAAGGGAGCGGCTATTTACCTCAAAGACATTGCCTCGATCAAAGATACTATTAAGGACAAAGAGAGTTATGCGCGGCTGAACGGAAAGAATGTGATCACGCTGAATATCATCAAACGTGCGGGCGAGAACCTGATCGAAACTTCGGATGACATCAAGAAGGTGGTAGACGAGATGAAGGCGGATCAGTTTCCCAAAGACCTGAATGTAGTGATCACAGGGGACCTGAGCAAGGCTACACGTACCTCCTTTAATGAGTTGGTGAATACGATTGTGATCGGTTTCTTGCTGGTACTGGTCATCCTGATGTTCTTTATGGGTGTCACAAATGCGTTCTTCGTGGCCTTGTCTGTGCCACTGAGTATGTTTGTTGCCTTCATCTTCTTACCGGCAGCTGACCTGATCGTGGGATCGCATGTAACGTTGAACTTTATCGTGCTATTTGCGCTGCTGTTTGGACTGGGGATTATTGTGGATGATGCGATCGTAGTGATCGAGAATACGCACCGGATCTTTGTGCAGTCGCAAGGCAAGATCAATACGGAGCGATCGGCCATGATGGCAGCCGGAGAGGTATTTATACCAGTATTAGCCGGTACCTTAACGACGCTGGCGCCCTTCGTGCCGCTGCTTTTCTGGCCGGGCATTATTGGTAAGTTTATGATCTACCTGCCTACGATGCTGATCTTTACGTTGACAGCCTCTTTGATCGTGGCTTTCATCATGAACCCTGTATTTGCGGTAGACTTCATGAACCATCCGGAAGGGGATCATAAAAAGTCGAGGCTGGACATTTTCCGGAAACCATTTTTATGGATCGCCCTGGGGGTAGGCATCGTGCTGGATATCTCGGGCTTTACCTTCCTTGGCAATCTTTTGATCTTTATTGTACTGTTGATCCTGCTGAACCATTTTGTATTGGACCGGCTGATCCATGGTTTCCAAAACCGTGCGTTGCCCTGGATCATGGGACATTATGAAACTTTGCTGAGGTGGGCATTGAATGGATGGAAACCGGTATGGTTGTTATTGGCCACTTTCGGATTGCTGATCTTTTCGTTTATGTTCTTTGGGGCACGGAATGTGCCGGTGGTGTTTTTTCCCACTGGTGACCCGAACCAGATCTATGTATACCTGAAGTTGCCGGTAGGTACGGATGTGGATTATACGGACTCCGTGGCCAAGACATTGGAAAAGCGCGTATATAAAGTGCTGGACATGGAAAATGGTAAAGAGAACCCGGTGGTGGAGAGTGTGATCACGAATATTGCAGTGGGCGCCAGCGATCCCATGAGTGGAGACCGGAGCACCAGGCCTGAACTGGGACGTATACAGGTATCTTTTGTAGAATTTGAAAAGCGGCATGGAAAAGCGACGGCGCCTTACCTGGATGAGATCCGGAAGGTGGTAAAAGGCATTCCGGGCGCTGAGTTGTCGGTTAACCAGGAGCAGGGCGGCCCTCCTACTGAGCCACCTATCAATATTGAAATAGCGAGCGAGAATTTTGATGACCTGATCAAAACAGGGGTAGCCTTGAAAAACTACCTGGATTCGATCCAGACACCTGGTGTGGAAGAATTGAAAATGGATATTGACCTTACGAATCCTGAGATTACGCTCACGGTTGACCGGGAAAGGGCCATGATGGAAGGGGTTTCTTCGGCGCAAATAGGTATGTCTATCAGGACTGCTGTCTTTGGCCGGGAAGTATCCAAAATAAAAGATGGAGAGGATGAGTATAAGATCCAATTGCGGAATGAACAGCTTCAGCGCAAAAGCCTGGGTGACCTGATGAACATGAATATTACGTTCCAGGACATGGCATCTGGCGGCAAGCTGAAACATGTGCCGATCAGCTCGCTGGTAAAACTGGATTATACGAGTACTTTGGGAAGTGTAAAACGCAAGAATCAGAAGCGAATGATCACACTGACCTCGAATGTGCTATTGACGCAAGGCTACACGCCTACAGCCGTGAATGAAGAATTGAAAGGGCATATTGCTGACTTCAAGAAGCGGCCACCCAGTGTAACGATACGGCAAACGGGTGAAGGAGAACAACAGGCTGAGACGGGCGCCTTCCTAGGAAAAGCACTTGTGATTGCACTGTTCCTGATATTGCTGATCCTGGTGATCCAGTTCAACTCGATCAGTAAGTCGGTGATCATTTTAACGGAGATCATATTCAGTGTAATTGGCGTACTGTTTGGGTTTGGTATTACACGTATGGAGGTATCGGTGGTGATGACGGGTATTGGTATTGTGGGGCTGGCGGGTATTGTGGTAAAGAACGGTATCCTGGTGATCGAATTTGCGGATGAGTTACGCTCACGCGGTGTAAAAACGCGTGAGGCGGTCATCCAGGCGGGCAAAACGCGGATCATTCCTGTGTTGCTGACTGCTGTGGCTGCGATCCTTGGTCTGATACCGCTGGCGATTGGATTCAATATTGATTTCGTTAAGATGTTCAGTGAGCTGAATCCAAATATCTTCTTTGGTGGAGACAATGCGGTGTTCTGGAAACCATTGTCCTGGACGATCATCTTTGGTCTTGCCTTTGCCTTCTTTATGACGCTGGTAATTGTGCCGAGTATGTACCTGATCGCAGAAAGGCTGAAGCGGCCTATGCGGCGGATGTATGGTGGCAAGTGGATCTCGTTCCTGGGCATTCCGCCGCTCACCTTTGTATTTATGCCGCTGATGCTGATCACGATGATCGTACATCGCTTTGACAAGGCCAGGCGCCGTCGGAAGCTCTCTGATAAACGTGTAAATGAAGCATTTATAGGCAGCTGGTTCTAACTATAAACTGTTTGCATTATACCAGGAGGGTTTAGCGAAAATGGCTAAACCCTCTTTTTTATTGCAAGGCTTGTAATATTTCGCAGTTTTTACTACTTATTATGTACCAGGTAAATGAGCCTGTTCACTTAATTTTGAAATAAATAATTGACTATTAATATGAAAACGAATCACGAAATAGATTATCGCATTTATGGTGAAGAGATGCAGTATGTGGAAGTGGAACTGGACCCCAATGAAACGGCGGTAGCTGAAAGCGGCGCCTTTATGATGATGGATGATGGTATCCAGATGCAAACGATGTTTGGCGATGGTTCGCAACCGCAGCAAGGGCTGTTGGGCAAACTGATGTCGGCAGGTAAACGCATCCTTACGGGTGAAAGTTTATTTATGACAGCCTTTACGAATGTGGGCCAGGGCAAAAAGCGTGTAAGCTTTGCCTCGCCTTATCCCGGTAAGATCATTCCATTGGACCTGTCGAAATATGATGGCAAGATCGTAGCGCAAAAGGACTCTTTCCTGTGTGCAGCCAAAGGTGTTTCGATCGGCATTGAATTGCAGCGGAAACTGGGTACTGGTTTATTTGGCGGAGAAGGTTTCATCATGCAAAAGCTGGAGGGTGATGGAATGGCTTTTGTACATGCTGGTGGCCACGTATTTGAAAAGACCTTGCAGCCTGGTGAGTTTTTACGGATCGATACGGGTTGTCTTGTAGCGTATACCAGAAACATCAATTATGATATCCAGTTTGTAGGTGGTATTAAGAATACCATCTTCGGTGGAGAAGGATTGTTCTTCGCCACGCTGCGTGGACCTGGTAAGGTATGGATCCAAACGCTACCCATCAGTCGCCTGGCAGGCCGAATTCTGGCTTATGGTACTTATAAGCGCAAAGAAGAAGGCAGTATCTTAGGGGGGTTGGGGAATATGCTGGATGGGGATGGCTGGAAGTAGGAGGAAGCAAGAATATAGAATCCAGCATTTAGAAGTTGTTGATATTTGGACTCGTTGATTAACATTAAAAGCCCGTTTTGCACCTTCGCAAAACGGGCTTTCTTTATGAGGTAATAAGTTTCTTAATATTTGTTCCGGATGCTGGTGATGAAGGCTTCCACACTACGTCTTACAGCTACGGCATTGCCATTGTGGTTGTTGACGAGCACAGAGAAAATGACGAGTTTATTTTTATGGGTATACAGGTAACCGCTTAAGGCCACGACGCCCGACAAGGTACCGGTTTTAGCATAAATATACCCGCTGTCTTTTTTATAGAAGCTGCCGAGGGTGCCGGTACCTCCTGTAGGGAAAATGTTTTTCAGGCGATCCATCCCAAACTGCTCCCGCATTTTATTGAGAATGGCCACAAATGTCTGTGGAGTGAACAGGTTGTACCGGCTTAATCCGCTGCCATCCACCCAACGGGGCACCTGTGGCAGGTCGGCCAGGTCGGTCTTTAATAGGGTATCGATAATCAGCCGGTCGCTCATGAGTCCAAGTTTCTGGTTGCTCACCATGAGGAGGGATTGTTCTGCATAGAAATTATCGCTGCGATACATCATGGGCCGCAGCAAGGAATCGGTAGGCTGGGAATGTATGGCCCGGGGCTGCTGACTGCGGATCATTGGCTGCAGGTTGCGGGTTGATCTCCAGGCTTTGTAGTTCACTTCTTTGTGGAGAGTATCAGGCAATAGTTCGAGGGCAGATTGAATACCATGGGTGACAAAAGGTACTTCCTGTTCTTTCTTTTTCTCGGTGCTCTGGGAAATATGAAAAACATTCTCGGCCTGATCGCGCTCTACATAGAAACTCTTTCTGGCGGTGTCACCATCAAAGCGCACTTTCCAGTCTACCTCGGGAATGGAATAAACGGAAGGGCTGGGGGCAAAGAGAGGGTCTTCATTTTGCACGCCCTGTGCTGCTTCCTGTACCCAGCGGATGGTATTGCCAAATACGGGGAGGGCGCTGCGTTCGGCCATATAGCTTTCATTGTAATCGCTCCATCCCCATCCTGAGCCCAGGGACCTGTCTTTCCAGTTCTGGTCTGTGATGTAGACATTTTTGGTAGTCTTTTGGAGGAACTCTATTACAGGTTGTTTTTTGAATTCGGGATGTAACAGGGTGGGATCGCCGGCAGGCAAGAGGAAAACAGCGGTATCATTTTCCAGGTAATGCATGCCTGTGAGGCTATCGCCCAGGTATTTTAAGGCAGCGAAACATGTAACAATCTTGGTATTGGATGCAGGCACAAAGTATTTATCGCCCTGGTAATTGTACAGGTACTTGTTGTCGGTAACATCAAAAAGGCTGATACCGATATGCGCCCTGCTGATGGAAGGATCTTGCAGGATAGATTGATGTACTTGTTTATTAATAGCTTTCTGCGGAGAACAGGCCGCAAAAACCAGCACTGACAAGAGAAAATACCCGGTTCTTTTTTTCATAGCTCAATATACACCAATGTGTGAATCCCACAAGGCAGGACAGGTTGGCGCCACTATGAAATGCAGGAATGGATCTTTTCCATAAAGTGCTGTACAATAATTGAGGGATTTACAACTTATTCTCTTTCCTGTGCCCGCAGCCATCTTTCAGGTATTTCATTGCGGCCGGCCAATAAATAATCCTTATAGGAGCAAGGGATGAATTTTTTATCGGGCAACTGCATCCACCAGCGACCTGTTTTTTTGCTTTGGAGGAATACGGACTCTATTTCGGCAAAGGCCATGTGGAACTCATTGAAGGAGTCTTTTTCCTCTACCTGCGCTTCACGTTTACCCCGGCTGCGGCCATCTACGAGGTACCACAGCATGTGGCTGATCTGTTTGGCGGTGAGTGCTTCTTTGTCTTTAGAAGGCAGATAGCCATATATGCCGATGGTGCTGATATTTGTGCTCATGCCTGCATACCGCATGAGAACGCATGCATCTTCCCCATTTAATCCATTTGGAGTGATGGTATTGGCAGGCGCGAAAGCATTGGCAATGGCGGAAATGTCAAAGCTCAGGAGCTGGCTGTTGCGAATAACGGGCTCCATTTCCTCAATTTGTTCCTTGACCATTCCTACACGGAAACAATCAAAGCGCAGCTTATCCATGGTTTCAAGCATATGGGGATGTACATAATAGCTCTGGAAACCGATATGGTTATAATGACGGATAAAGTTGGGCTCGCCGGTGAGCATTTCCATGAGGAAGTTCTGATCGCGCTGCAGGGAATCCATGGAAAGGTCTATAAGGGCATCGATGCATACGGCATCAATGACCCTTTTTTGATCGGCGTACATGCCATATTGGGCCAGGGTAAGATCATGCGAGCCACCGAGTATGACCACCATTTTACCGGCAGCGGTCAGTTCGGCCAGTACCGTTTTGAGTGCGGCATAGGTATCTTTTAGGGAAGCTCCCTTTTTAATGTTACCGATATCGGCAATTGAAACGTCCTGGTGCCAGTAAAAGAGCTGGTAAAATTCGGCGCGGATCGCGTCGGAAGCCAGTTGCCGGGATGGAGGTATTCCGGCACCTCTGGTTTCGCCACAACCTACCAATACGATATCTACCCCGGTCAGATCGGGCATTTCCTCTTCATATACCTGAAGGATCTTACCCATCTGCCCATCTTTATATGATTCATCCTGCGCCAGTACTGCCCTGTTTACAGGCTCGAGGAAATCAACGATATTAAACATATCCGACATGGGCGCAAGATAGTCCGAAAGTCGGAAAAGTCCGAAAGTCGGCATGGTGAAGCAGCCAAAAGCCGGCAAGTGCGGAGGTCAGCATGACCGGAATCCCGTCCTATTCCGGACTTTACCAAGTTCCGGACTTTTCGGTCTTCCTTCATTATCTTTGCCAGTATGGAACAACTGTTACAACAGATAGCCACTTACAAGCAGGAGATTGAGAAATTGGCTAATGACGGGACGGAAGCACTGGAGGCTTACCGTATTAAGTTTCTTGGCACAAAAGGGATTGTGAAGAACCTCTTTACGGAAATGAAAAATGTGGCGGCAGATAAGAGAAAGGAGTTTGGCCTGGTATTGAATGATTTCAAGCAACTGGCGGAGAGCAAATACGAAACCTGGAAGCAAACGCTGGAAAGCAATTCGTCTGCTGCTGCGGCATCCACCATTGACGTAACGCTTCCCGGCGACCCTTTACCGTTGGGCACACGCCATCCTATTAACCTGTTCCTGAACCATGTGATCAGCATATTTCAGCGGCTTGGATTTTCTGTAGCGGAAGGACCGGAAATTGAGGACGACTGGCACAATTTCACGGCACTGAACCTGCCGGAGCATCACCCCGCACGGGATATGCAGGATACTTTTTACATTCAGCAAAAGCCTGATGTGCTTTTGCGTACACATACCAGCAATACGCAGATACGGGCTATGGAACAAAATCCATTGCCTATCCGGATCATCTGTCCGGGACGGGTATACCGTAATGAAACGGTGAGCGCCCGCAGCCACTGTTTTTTCCACCAGATCGAAGGGTTGTATATTGACGAAAATGTGTCTTTTGCAGATCTGAAGCAGACCTTGTACTTCTTTGTACAGGAGATGTACGGTAAGGATATCAAGGTACGTTTCCGTCCCAGTTACTTCCCTTTTACTGAACCAAGTGCAGAAATGGATATACAATGCCAAATTTGTGGGGGCGAAGGCTGTGCGGTATGTAAACGTACGGGCTGGCTGGAGATCCTGGGTTGTGGAATGGTGCATCCCAAGGTGCTGGAAAATTGCAAGATCGACTCCAATAAATACACAGGATTTGCCTTTGGTATGGGCATTGAGCGTCCTGCATTACTGAAATATGGCATTAATGATATCCGGTTGTTCAGTGAGAATGATGTGCGGTTTCTCCGACAATTCACGAGTGCGATATAAAGGCAAGAATTCAGAATACAGAATTTAGAATACAGAATTGCTACCGCGCTTTAGGGCGACTGATCTGTTGGTAGCGCCGTTCAGACGGATAGAAAATCCAATAAATCAAATACTCTTGGGTCAGACAATTCAGACTGTGTGTGTTTGCGGTGCGGGTACCATGGGTAGTGGTATTTCACAAATAGCCGCACAAAAGGGATTTCATACGATCCTGTATGATGTGAATAAAGGCTTGATCGAAAAGGCGGAGGCAGTCCTGGAAGCCAGCTTGCAGCAGTTGCTGGTGAAAAATAAGATAACGGCCATAGAAAAAGCGGATACGCTTAGCCGCCTGCGTTTTACGCATGATATTAATGATTGCCTGGCAGATATTGTCATCGAAGCCATTGTAGAAAAAGCCTCTATCAAAACGGCGCTCTTCAATCAACTTGCGGAACTAAACCACAGTGACGTAATTTTTGCCACCAATACTTCTTCGCTGGCAGTTACAGATATTGCCCGGCAGGTAATGCGCCCGGAGCGTGTTGCCGGTATGCATTTCTTCAACCCTGCCCCTGTTATGAAACTGGTAGAGGTAGTAAGCACCCCCTATAGTAATGAGCATACGATACAAACGATCATAGAGCTGGCCAGGCAACTGGGCAAAACCCCTGTACTGTGTAAGGACTCACCGGGATTTATTGTGAATCACGTGGCGCGGCCTTATTATCTCGAGGCGCTAAAGCTGGTGGAGCAGGGCATTGGTGACTATGAAACGATTGATACTTTACTGGAAGCGACGGGATTTAAAATGGGTCCGTTCCGGCTGATGGACCTTATTGGTAATGATGTGAATTATGCAGTAAGCTGTTCAGTATATGAACAGTTGGGAAGCCCGAAGCGCTTACGCCCCTCCTGGCTGCAAAAAGAACGGGTAGACAAGCAGGAATTGGGCAGGAAAACTAAAAAAGGGTATTATGGATATGAGTAAGCCAACTAAAATACTCATAACGGGGGGTACAGGTTTTCTGGGAGCCTATATCATCCAGGAGCTGATACAACAAGGATATGGGGTGCGTGCCCTGCGCCGTAGCCATAAACTTCCTTTTTTTATTTCCGCAGGTACATTGGACCAGGTGGAATGGGTGGATGGGGATATCCTGGACATTGTATCGCTGGAAGAAGCCATGGAGGGTGTTGATGGGGTGATCCACTCGGCAGCCAAGGTTTCTTTTGATCCCAAAGAGAAAAGAGAGTTGTTTAATATCAATATAGACGGGACGGCTAATATGGTGAATATGGCGCTGGAGAAAAAGATACAGCGCTTTGTGCACATCAGTTCTGTGGCGGCCTTGGGCAGAACAGCCAACGGAGACCGGGTAACGGAAGAAAAGAAGTGGCAGCACAGCAAACTCAATACGCAGTATGCTATCAGTAAGTACCATGCCGAACGGGAAGTGTGGCGAGGTATGGGGGAAGGCCTGGATGTGGTAGTACTCAACCCCAGTACGATACTGGGGTATGGAGACTGGAATACCTCCAGCTGCGCTATATTTAAAAACAGCTTCAGGGAATTTCCCTGGTATACCAACGGGGTGAATGGTTTTGTGGATGTGAACGATGTAGCCAGGGCTGCGGTACTGTTGTTGAAGAGTGGTATAAGCGCCGAGCGTTTCATTGTAAATGGTGAGAACTGGTCGTTCCGTCAGTTGCTCAATACCATCGCAGAAGGTTTTCACAAAAAGCTACCCAGCCGGGAAGCCACCCCTTTCTTAGGAGAGGTGGCCTGGCGGCTGGAGAAAGTTAAGTCAATGTTTTCCGGCAAAAAGCCCTTGCTTACGCAGCAAAGCGCCCGTGTTGCCCAAACTAAAACTTACTTTGAGCACGATAAATTATTACGGGCATTGCCTGGCTTTTCCTTTACCTCACTGGCTCAGAGCATTACAAAAGCATGCGACCATTACCTGCAGCATCCACAGGCTTTATAACTGGCAAAGTAGTTGCAACAGTATACTTGCCCGGCTCTAAAATCGTTAATAAATAGTACCAATAGTTCCCACATGAAGAAGACCATTGCCGCTCTTTTTTTAACAATTATTTGTACAGTTGCCCTTGCGCAGCAAAAGGATTTTGTAGTGCTTGGAAAGGTAATTGACTCTATTTCCCGGCAGCCATTGACTGGCGCATCAGCCTTTTGCCAGAATACCACGCACGGCACGATCACCAACTCAGAGGGTTTATTCTTTATGCGCCTGCCAAACGGCGGGTATGATCTGGTTATTTCTTATACGGGTTATAACAAGAGTGTGTTACGCATTAGCAGTAACCAAACGATGGCAGATACGCTGGTCTTTGAGCTGGTAAAGGAAGACAAAACGATGACTGAAGTGGCGGTAGTGGCAAGTAATGAGGTGCCCGACGGGCTTGCCAAATATGGTTCCTTTTTCACGGATCAGTTTATAGGCACCACGCCCAATTCGAGCCAGTGTATTATCCGTAATCCCGAAGCCCTGCGCTTCTTCTATACCAAAAAGCGGAACCGCCTGAAGGTAACAGCCAAAGAAGACCTTCTCATCACCAATTATGCCCTGGGTTATACGATCCGTTATCAACTTGACTCTTTCAGTTATGATTACAATACCAATATCAGCCAATATACTGGCTATCCCTTCTTCCAGGAAATAG encodes:
- a CDS encoding efflux RND transporter permease subunit, giving the protein MSVLENITGKFKNFGPTTWSIKNKTSIYLLMLIVSGIGLFQFVTLPKEQFPDIVIPTIYVQTIYVGNSPKDIENLVTQPIEKQIKGITGAKINKVTSTSVQDYSAITVEFGTDVKTDIALQKVKDAVDKAKPDLPTDLTEEPSTMEVSFSDQPIMYVNVSGNYDVVKLKEYADDLQDRLEELSQINRVDLVGAPEREFQINVDNYRMQSAGVTFDDIANAVSRENMDISGGMLDVGETKRNLQLKGQFKTAFDIEKVIIRNTKGAAIYLKDIASIKDTIKDKESYARLNGKNVITLNIIKRAGENLIETSDDIKKVVDEMKADQFPKDLNVVITGDLSKATRTSFNELVNTIVIGFLLVLVILMFFMGVTNAFFVALSVPLSMFVAFIFLPAADLIVGSHVTLNFIVLFALLFGLGIIVDDAIVVIENTHRIFVQSQGKINTERSAMMAAGEVFIPVLAGTLTTLAPFVPLLFWPGIIGKFMIYLPTMLIFTLTASLIVAFIMNPVFAVDFMNHPEGDHKKSRLDIFRKPFLWIALGVGIVLDISGFTFLGNLLIFIVLLILLNHFVLDRLIHGFQNRALPWIMGHYETLLRWALNGWKPVWLLLATFGLLIFSFMFFGARNVPVVFFPTGDPNQIYVYLKLPVGTDVDYTDSVAKTLEKRVYKVLDMENGKENPVVESVITNIAVGASDPMSGDRSTRPELGRIQVSFVEFEKRHGKATAPYLDEIRKVVKGIPGAELSVNQEQGGPPTEPPINIEIASENFDDLIKTGVALKNYLDSIQTPGVEELKMDIDLTNPEITLTVDRERAMMEGVSSAQIGMSIRTAVFGREVSKIKDGEDEYKIQLRNEQLQRKSLGDLMNMNITFQDMASGGKLKHVPISSLVKLDYTSTLGSVKRKNQKRMITLTSNVLLTQGYTPTAVNEELKGHIADFKKRPPSVTIRQTGEGEQQAETGAFLGKALVIALFLILLILVIQFNSISKSVIILTEIIFSVIGVLFGFGITRMEVSVVMTGIGIVGLAGIVVKNGILVIEFADELRSRGVKTREAVIQAGKTRIIPVLLTAVAAILGLIPLAIGFNIDFVKMFSELNPNIFFGGDNAVFWKPLSWTIIFGLAFAFFMTLVIVPSMYLIAERLKRPMRRMYGGKWISFLGIPPLTFVFMPLMLITMIVHRFDKARRRRKLSDKRVNEAFIGSWF
- a CDS encoding TIGR00266 family protein — encoded protein: MKTNHEIDYRIYGEEMQYVEVELDPNETAVAESGAFMMMDDGIQMQTMFGDGSQPQQGLLGKLMSAGKRILTGESLFMTAFTNVGQGKKRVSFASPYPGKIIPLDLSKYDGKIVAQKDSFLCAAKGVSIGIELQRKLGTGLFGGEGFIMQKLEGDGMAFVHAGGHVFEKTLQPGEFLRIDTGCLVAYTRNINYDIQFVGGIKNTIFGGEGLFFATLRGPGKVWIQTLPISRLAGRILAYGTYKRKEEGSILGGLGNMLDGDGWK
- the dacB gene encoding D-alanyl-D-alanine carboxypeptidase/D-alanyl-D-alanine endopeptidase, giving the protein MKKRTGYFLLSVLVFAACSPQKAINKQVHQSILQDPSISRAHIGISLFDVTDNKYLYNYQGDKYFVPASNTKIVTCFAALKYLGDSLTGMHYLENDTAVFLLPAGDPTLLHPEFKKQPVIEFLQKTTKNVYITDQNWKDRSLGSGWGWSDYNESYMAERSALPVFGNTIRWVQEAAQGVQNEDPLFAPSPSVYSIPEVDWKVRFDGDTARKSFYVERDQAENVFHISQSTEKKKEQEVPFVTHGIQSALELLPDTLHKEVNYKAWRSTRNLQPMIRSQQPRAIHSQPTDSLLRPMMYRSDNFYAEQSLLMVSNQKLGLMSDRLIIDTLLKTDLADLPQVPRWVDGSGLSRYNLFTPQTFVAILNKMREQFGMDRLKNIFPTGGTGTLGSFYKKDSGYIYAKTGTLSGVVALSGYLYTHKNKLVIFSVLVNNHNGNAVAVRRSVEAFITSIRNKY
- a CDS encoding formimidoylglutamase, translated to MSDMFNIVDFLEPVNRAVLAQDESYKDGQMGKILQVYEEEMPDLTGVDIVLVGCGETRGAGIPPSRQLASDAIRAEFYQLFYWHQDVSIADIGNIKKGASLKDTYAALKTVLAELTAAGKMVVILGGSHDLTLAQYGMYADQKRVIDAVCIDALIDLSMDSLQRDQNFLMEMLTGEPNFIRHYNHIGFQSYYVHPHMLETMDKLRFDCFRVGMVKEQIEEMEPVIRNSQLLSFDISAIANAFAPANTITPNGLNGEDACVLMRYAGMSTNISTIGIYGYLPSKDKEALTAKQISHMLWYLVDGRSRGKREAQVEEKDSFNEFHMAFAEIESVFLQSKKTGRWWMQLPDKKFIPCSYKDYLLAGRNEIPERWLRAQERE
- the pheS gene encoding phenylalanine--tRNA ligase subunit alpha, whose product is MEQLLQQIATYKQEIEKLANDGTEALEAYRIKFLGTKGIVKNLFTEMKNVAADKRKEFGLVLNDFKQLAESKYETWKQTLESNSSAAAASTIDVTLPGDPLPLGTRHPINLFLNHVISIFQRLGFSVAEGPEIEDDWHNFTALNLPEHHPARDMQDTFYIQQKPDVLLRTHTSNTQIRAMEQNPLPIRIICPGRVYRNETVSARSHCFFHQIEGLYIDENVSFADLKQTLYFFVQEMYGKDIKVRFRPSYFPFTEPSAEMDIQCQICGGEGCAVCKRTGWLEILGCGMVHPKVLENCKIDSNKYTGFAFGMGIERPALLKYGINDIRLFSENDVRFLRQFTSAI
- a CDS encoding 3-hydroxyacyl-CoA dehydrogenase NAD-binding domain-containing protein, with the protein product MGQTIQTVCVCGAGTMGSGISQIAAQKGFHTILYDVNKGLIEKAEAVLEASLQQLLVKNKITAIEKADTLSRLRFTHDINDCLADIVIEAIVEKASIKTALFNQLAELNHSDVIFATNTSSLAVTDIARQVMRPERVAGMHFFNPAPVMKLVEVVSTPYSNEHTIQTIIELARQLGKTPVLCKDSPGFIVNHVARPYYLEALKLVEQGIGDYETIDTLLEATGFKMGPFRLMDLIGNDVNYAVSCSVYEQLGSPKRLRPSWLQKERVDKQELGRKTKKGYYGYE
- a CDS encoding NAD-dependent epimerase/dehydratase family protein, whose amino-acid sequence is MSKPTKILITGGTGFLGAYIIQELIQQGYGVRALRRSHKLPFFISAGTLDQVEWVDGDILDIVSLEEAMEGVDGVIHSAAKVSFDPKEKRELFNINIDGTANMVNMALEKKIQRFVHISSVAALGRTANGDRVTEEKKWQHSKLNTQYAISKYHAEREVWRGMGEGLDVVVLNPSTILGYGDWNTSSCAIFKNSFREFPWYTNGVNGFVDVNDVARAAVLLLKSGISAERFIVNGENWSFRQLLNTIAEGFHKKLPSREATPFLGEVAWRLEKVKSMFSGKKPLLTQQSARVAQTKTYFEHDKLLRALPGFSFTSLAQSITKACDHYLQHPQAL
- a CDS encoding carboxypeptidase-like regulatory domain-containing protein; translation: MKKTIAALFLTIICTVALAQQKDFVVLGKVIDSISRQPLTGASAFCQNTTHGTITNSEGLFFMRLPNGGYDLVISYTGYNKSVLRISSNQTMADTLVFELVKEDKTMTEVAVVASNEVPDGLAKYGSFFTDQFIGTTPNSSQCIIRNPEALRFFYTKKRNRLKVTAKEDLLITNYALGYTIRYQLDSFSYDYNTNISQYTGYPFFQEIDSTASAVEAWKKNRARTYLGSRLHFMRSLYDSTAIEEGFIVEKLEEDPASVKGTIIHKLYDGEQYVADSSEVTINWQGRYRISYKTVYPDKRFLQEFKLPANTRMQVTLLDITDGFVIEENGYFYDQYDVVNTGYWAWKKLAELLPYNYEYE